The genomic DNA GCCATTTTGCTTGAGGGTGAGCACTCGTGCCCCCGCTGCGGTCGCCCGGCGCGTGGTATCGTCGGTGGAGCCGTCGTCGATCACCAAAACGTCGTTTACATCGGGGAGGGCAAGGGCAACCGCGACCGTCGCGGTGATGCGCTCCGCTTCGTTGTAGGCGGGAATGAGGACGGTCAGGGTCATGGCTCGGGCGTCGGGGTGGGGGCTGGGGATGGTGTCGCGCGGGTCAGGGCATCGAGCGGCGGGGTCTTGCTGTCGGCCTTAAGGCCAAAGCTTCCATTCTCTCCGTTCAGGGCCACGACCAGCGCCAGCCAGCCTGTCGCACGGTTGATACAGTCCACGGTGGCGTCTGCCTCTTTGCTCCAGTCGGGGACCAGCGTGACTTTGGTCTCGTAGAGCTCCACGGCGACCACACGGACTCCGGTCTGGTGGAGCGCCTTGACAAACGGCAGGTCGCGGCTCTGCGCGAGCTCCTCGCTCTCGCCGCCCGCCAGCACCACGAGCTTGGGGAGCCCACCGGTCCGCACCAGAACCTGCCAGTCGTTGTCGGAGAGCGCCTCGCGGGTCACGGTCGCACCGGCCAGCTCCAGGGCCTTCTGGGTCTCGTCCGCCGCCTCGCGTCCCACTCCGGTCTGGACCACGAGGACGCGCTGGTGGTCGAGGGCATCCTTTACGAGGAGGGGAACCGCCCCTTGGAGAGTGAGCTCGGTCTGCTCGCGCTCATGGGTCTCTTTGCGGAGCTCGGCGTAGTTGGCACTGAGCTTGTTCATCATCACGGTCTGGCGGTTGACCACGGTCGAGCCCACGAACGCCGTGCCGATGAGAATCCCAATCCCAAGCGCCAGAAAGACCGCTGCAAGAGAAGCAACATGGTAGCGAAAATCAGACGTCACGCCGGTATTGTACCGTAGCCCGGACAACTGTCTAGAGCTCAAAGTAGCCTGAATCACGAATGCGCGCGTCGAGGAACTCCAGCAGTGCCTCCCTGCCATGTGTCGCCTCAAGCCAGGTGTCGGGCGGAGGGTAGGCTCCCTCCGTGTCGCACGTTCGCCAGCCATCCGCCTCCGTGGCCTCTACCTCCTCCATGAGGTAGGCGTAGAGGATTAACTGCGGGAGGCCCTCCGCGATCCCGTGGTAGAGGCCGTCCCTCCCGAAAAGCTCCCCCTGCTTGCTGTAGACAAAGCCGGTCTCTGCTTCCAAAAAGAGCGAGTCACCAAGGTGATAGCCTTCGCGCGAGCAGACCTGGTGCTGCTCGATGGCCAAGATCGTGACAGTCGTCGTCAAGTCTGGGCGAAGTACCTCCGAAAAAACTCCCTCACGAAGCGCACTGGGAATGCCGGGCCAGCACAAAAACTCCTTCAGAGAGCGGGGGAGGCGGACGCTGTCAAGCTCCGTCTCCGAGTAAGAGCGCCAAGCCTTCTCGTTCCAGACAGAGCGCAGCTCCTCCGGAGTGGGAATCTCAGGGAGGAGCTGCATGCCGTGGGGCAGGGGTAGGCTAGGTGGCCTACGCCAAGAGTGCATCGATCTGGGCGAGCTCGTCGTCGGTGAGGGGCCAGCTTGCGGCGGCGACATTGGCACGAACTTGCTCGGGCTTGGTGGCACCGGCGATCACCGATGAGACCGCGGACCTTGCGAGAAGCCACGAGAAGGCGAGCTCTAGGAGCGTGTGGCCGTGTGCCTCGGAGAAGGCAAGGAGCGCCTCGGCCTTGGTGAGGTTCTCGTCGGTGAGCCAGCGGGACTCAGCGTTGATGCGGGTGCCCTCGGGGAGCGGCTGGCCCTTGCGGTACTTGCCGGTGAGCATGCCGCTGGCGAGAGGGAAGTAGGGCAGGAGCCCGACATGGGTGGCGGCGCACTCCGCGAGGACACTGTCGGTCTCCGGCTGGCGCGCAAAGAGGCTGTACTCGTTCTGGACACTGACAAACTGCGGCCCAATACTCTCGGCGGCGGCACGGAGCTGCGCGACCGAGAAGTTGGAGCAGCCCAGCTCACGCACCTTGCCTTGGATCACCAGCTCCCGCAGCGCTCCCATCGTCTCCGCGATTGGCACGGTTTCGTCGGGGCGGTGGATCTGGTAGAGGTCGATGTAGTCGGTGCCAAGGCGCTGGAGGGAGTCGTCGCAGGCCTTGAAAATATACTCGGGCCGCGCACCGCCCGGTCGGTCGTCGTCGATCTTGATCCCGAACTTGGTTGCGATTAGGATGTCTGCACGGCGCTTTCCGAGTGCCTGCCCGAGAAATACCTCGCTATTGGTGCCGCCGTAGATATCGGCCGTGTCGAAGAAGTTGATGCCGGAGTCGAGCGCCGCGTCTACCACGAGCTGGGTCTGCGCCAGATCGCAGCGCATGCCGAAGTTATTGCAGCCCAGCCCCACCTCGGAGACTTGGAGCGAGCCAAGAGAGCGTGTTTTCATGGAGAGGGTATACCCGACTCCGCGATATAATCGTTTTGCCCGAATGGAAATCCTCGACGGAGATCGGCGGGCTAGCCTGCACGGTAAACGTGCGGCTATGGGGCCTTCGGCCGCCTCCTCGTGCCTCGTCGGTAAATATTCGCCGAAGGCGCGGCGGAGGCACGACGCCCAATTGCCCCACGTTTACCGTGCGGGGAGAGAGAACATCATGCCCGTTGCTGCCCTCACCACCCTAGGCTGTAAAGTCAACCAGTACGAGACCGAGAAGATCGCGGAAGAGTTTGCCGCCAATGGTTTTGTGCTCACTGATTTCGACGCCCCCGCCGATGTCTATGTGATCAACTCCTGCTCGGTGACCGCGGCGGCGGATAAGAAGTCCCGGTATCTGGCGCGCAAGGCGAGCCGGACCAATCCCAATGCGGTGGTGGTGATGACGGGCTGCCATAGCCAGCAGGTGCTCGATCACGGCGAGTGGGTCGAGGGCGCGACCCTGCTCGTGGACAACGAGGACAAGATGCGGGTGTTTGCCAAGGTGGTCGAGCACGCGCCGGAGATTCTGAGCTACTCGTCGTCGCCGGCCACGGTCCTGCCCGCGCGGGAGCGGCGCACGCGGGCGACGCTGAAGGTCCAAGACGGCTGCACGCACTTCTGCGGCTTCTGCCAGATTCCCTACACCCGAAAAGTGAAGGTCTCCCGGCACTGGGAGGACGTTGTCGCGGAGGCGCATGCGCTGGCGGAGAGTGGGACGCGGGAGCTGGTGGTGACGGGGGTCTGTGTGGGGGCCTACGACGAAGCCACGGGGTCGGGTGGGCCGGACTTGGCGGAGCTTCTGCTGAAAGTGGCCGATGTGCCGGGGATTGCGCGGGTGCGCCTGAGCTCGATCCAGCCGATTGAGGTCAGCGATGCCCTGATCGATGCCTTTGCCACGCACCCCAACCTCTGTCCGCACCTGCACCTGAGCTGCCAGAGCGGCGACGATACGATTCTCAAGGCAATGAACCGACCCTACGATGCCGCGTTCTACAAGGCCTTGGTCGCCAAGCTGCGCGCCGCCGTCCCGGATGTGGCGATCACTACGGATTTAATTGTGGGCTATCCGGGCGAGACGGAGGAGCTGCACCAGAACACGCTCGACTTTGCACGTGCGGTCGGGTTTCAGAAGACCCACTGTTTTCGCTACTCGCCGCGGGACAAGACCTACGCCGCGACCTTGCCCGACGACATCCCCGATGAGGTCAAGAAGCGCCGCCACGCCGAGCTGCAGGCCGTGGTCGATGCCAGCAACCATGCCTTCACCGAGCGCTCTCTCGGGGAGACCGTGAGCGTTCTGGTCGAGCACCCCGAGGGCACGACCCTCACGGGCTACACGCCCAACTACATCAAGGTCCGTTTCTCAGGCCCGGTCGCGCTGTACGGCGAGCTCGTTCCGGTGCGCCTAGACTCCGTGGAGTCCGATGGGGGTGCTATTGGGACACTGGTCCTCCCCGAGCCGGAGCTCGCACGGATTCTCGCGCAAGCACCGCGCCCCAAGTTCCAAGCCCTGGAGATGATCGGAGCCACCCCATGACGGTTCACTACGACCTGAACGAAGACGACTGGCTGACCATGAACCTGCACTACATGGAGCAGTCCGGGCTCATCGAGAAGAACCAGAAGCGCTACCGGATGCTCATCACGCTCTGCGCGGTGGAGGTGGTTGCCTGCCTGCTGATTAAGTGGTACCTGCCGGCTCTATTCTTTGCCTCGGTCGGGGGGGCGCTTCTCTTCAATCTCACCCGAATCCCCGGGCTGCTACGCAAGCAGATCCAGCGCCAGACCAATCAAGGGGACTTTCGGGCACTCTTTGGCCACTACGAGCTCGCGCTCACGCCGCAGGGCATCAAGACCAAGGGGCCGATCTCGGAGAACCTCTACTACTGGAGCGCCGTGGAGCAGCTGATCGAGACGGAGACGCACTTTTTTATCCAATTTTCGTCGGCGGTGCGCATCACGATCCCCAAGCGTGCCTTCGCCACCCAGACCCACGGTGCGGAGTTTCTGAAGCTGGCGGAGCACTACCGGCAGAATGTCACGGGGACGCCCATCCCGACCATGCAGCGCGGCGCGTGGTGGACCCAAGGCTCCCAGGTAGTCGAGGCGCAGCAACAGCGGCAGTAGGGAGCGGAAATCGGGTACCATGCTCCCGTGCCAAAACGTCTCACCACAATCGATGATCTCCTGCGCTTCGCCGCCCCGTCTGAACCGCACCTCTCGCCCGATGGCAAGTGGGTCGCCTATCTCGTGAAGGGGGTCTGGGAAGCCAAGAACCGCTACATCACCCAGCTCTTTCTGGTCTCGACCGAGACGCCCGACGCCCAGCCTCTCCAGGTAACGCAAGGCGAGAACAGTGTCTCCCAGCACCACTGGCTCCCCGATAGCAAGAGCCTGGTCTTTGTGCGCAACGATAGCGCAAAATGCCCACAGATCTGGCAGCTGGAAGCAGGCTGGGGCGAGCCGTTCATCCTCACCTCGCTGCCCCAAGGGGCAATCGGGGAGATTTCGGTCTCACCAAAGTGGGGAGAGATTCTCTTCACCTTCCGTCCCGCTGACCAGGAGTGGAGCGAGAGCGCTGTCGAGGCACGTAAGAAAGAAAATAAGTCCGCTCCGCCGCGCGTGATCGAGCGCCTGCGCTGGCGACAAGAGGGGAGCGGCTGGCTTCCCAAGGCAACCTTTCAGCTGTACCTTTATGAGCACCCGGAGCGTCCTCTCAAAGCAGGAAAACGAGATCGAGGAAGCCTTTGCTGGTCTCCAGAGAAAGAGGAACGGTTCGCGTTTACCGAAAATATCGCCGACGATCCCGATCGCCAGCCGGGAGCTGTGGGGCTGTTTGTCTCGGGCAAGAAAACGCCGCTGGGGCCGCTGGGGCCAAAGAGCAACCTGAGCTGGTCGCCCGATGGGAAGTACATCGCCTACCTGGGCCACGATCACCCGGATGAGCTGTGGGGGACGTGGAATATGCATCTCTGGGTGGTCAACGTCGCAACGGGCAAGGCGCGTGATCTGACACCGGGCTGGGATGTGACTGCAGGGGACTTGGCGCTGGGCGAGGTCTACGGGCGCGGCGATATCGGGCCGGTCTGGGAGAGCGAGACCAGCCTGGTTTTTGTGGCGTCGGACAAGGGCGAGGTCGGGGTCTATCGGGTGGGGCTGGAGGGGGGAGTCCCTGAGAAACTCACCCCGGAGGGCTGCTCGGAGGTGGGCGTGAGCGTTGCGGCGGGAAAAATCGCGACCCTGCGCCTGACCAGCCAAGATGCCGGGGATATCTATGTCGATGGCAAGCGCCTCACGCAGCACAATGACACCCTCACTCGGGAGGTCCGGTTTATCGAGCCGGTGGCGTTCTCGGTGGGGGACGTGCCCTGCTTTGCGCTGCTCCCGGAGGGCGACGGCCCGCACCCGACCGTGCTCTACATCCACGGCGGCCCGCACCTGATGTACGGGCGCTGGCATCTCTTTCATGAGTACCAGGCGCTCGCGGCCGCAGGATTTGCCGTGCTCTATCCCAACCCGCGTGGCTCCAAGGGCTACGGCGAGGCGTGGACGGGCGCGATCAAGGACAACTGGGGCGAGCCCGCTATGGCCGACTGCATGGCGGTAGTCGATCATGCCATCGCGCAAGGCTGGTCCGACCCGGAGCGCCTCGCGGTGATGGGCGGCAGCTACGGCGGCTACCTGACGGGCTGGATTATCGGACACACGGACCGCTTTGCCTGCGCCATCGCCGAGCGGGGGGTCTACAACCTCCAGAGCTTCGGGGGGACGTCGGACTTTTGCCAGCAGGACCACGGCTACTTTAGCTCCAACCACACCGACGATACCGAGAGCTTCCGGCGCAACTCGCCGATCACCTACGCCGGCAAGGTCAAGACCCCCGTCCTGATCGTCCACAGCGAGGGCGACCTGCGCTGCCCGATCTCCCAAGGCGATGAGTACTTTAGAGCGGTCAAGCGCACCAACCCCGCAGAGACGCTCTACCTACGCTACGGCCCCGAAGCCAGCCACGAGCTCAGCCGCGGCGGCCCCCCGGACCTGCGCCTCGACAGGCAGAAGCGATTCCACGCCTACTTGAAGCAATACCTAACGAAGGACACGAGCATTGGAGAATCTTAAACTCGCACTAAGAGGGCAGTACCATGCCGCGATGGACATGTTACGCGTCGCCCTGGAGGGATGCCCCGAGACAATCTGGAATAGCGGAACGCCGCCACGGCAGTTCTGGCGGCTGGCCTACCATGCGCTTTTCTATACGCATCTCTACCTGGAAGTCACCGAAGCGGACTTCCAGGCTTGGGAGAAACACCGCGATGAGGTGGAGAGCGATCAGGAGCGCGAGCGGCTCGATGCGACTCCGTACACTCGTGAAGAGCTTTTAGAGTACTGGGCGCTCGTAGACGCGCACATCGACACGCAGTTTGACAAAATTGACCTGAGCGCACCGGAGTGTGGGATTCCTTGGTACACGTTGCCGAAACTCGACCATGTGATCCTCAACCTTCGCCATCTCTCCGAGCACGGCGGGCAGCTACGGGACCGCGTGATGGAAGCGGGCGTAGACCAACGCTGGTTTACACGGCGGTGATTTGAAACATAATAAACATTATCATTTTCGTGTATTGATTTACGCGAATTTGGAGACGTGAAAAAAGCGGCCTGTTCTGTCCTCGAAAATCTTAGACGAGGTCAAAAAACGCGGAGGGGGAACGGTGCATCCCTGAGAAGAAAGCCGTTCCCCCAATGCCCTAGTAGGCAATGGGCAATATATCACGTTTTCAGTTTCCCGCTAGCTCGGGTGCTTCTATCTGTGTTCTCGATGGTCATGAGTTCCCCCTGTCGTTCCTCGATGAAGAGCTGACGACACTCTCCAGCAGCTCCCCGGACGCTTCCCCGGTGGCACGCGCTCAGCGAAGCGGCGCGGCCACGGCGAAGCGCTCCGGGGCTTGTACTGTCTCCTTTGGCTCTTGCGGCCTGGTCTGGGGGTCGCTGTGACATTGACAGGTGACTTCGATCCCTTCGGCGCTCAGAAGCGCAGGAAGAAGCGCGGAAGTACTCCAGCGGGTGAGCTTCTCGACACTCGGCAGGGTCTTGAGTCGAAGCTGTCGGGTATCTACCGACAGCAGGTGACTATCTCCGAGCTTACCGGCGAGGTCTCGACCAGTACCGAGGCGCTGAGAAAACGAGCGGGTGAGGCTTACCGCAAGGCGCATCTGTCGCCCCCGACTAGTAACACGGGGGCGATAACAGAAAAAAGCCCGAAGGGCTCCCCGAAGGGGCCAAAGGAAGTTATTCCCCTTGTGGACTGGGCTACAGTGACTTTTAAAGGGGATGACGCTTTAGACCTTGCCAAACTTCATTTTGGGGCCACTCTGGACTCTGAATGGGTGGTCATGGAGCGTGGCGGCTACGGCTACTCTCAGAGTCTCAAGCGGGGGCAGGTGACTATCTACCACGGGGGGAACGTCAATCCCGATACGGTCTCTGTGGTGGTCTCTGGGCAGGGTTGCCGCCAACTGGAGGAGGAGGGGCTGATTGGTGGGCCTGATGTTCTTCTGCGTGGCGCTTCTGCCTGGGAAGCCTTCCTAGATGAGCTGGTGCGGGATGGTGCTACATTCGCCCGTCTCGACGTTGCCCTAGATGATCGCTCGGGGTTGCTGTCCATCACGGGGATGGAAGAGTCCTTCCGCTCTGGCGATTGCTCTACCAGGTTCCGTGATATGAGGGCTGAAGTGGGCTACACCTCCGAGGGGGTTACCACGGGTCACACGCTCTACTTTGGATCTCGACAATCGCTGATGTTTGTGAGGATCTACCACAAGGGTTTGGAGCAACTAGCACGGGGGAAGGCTGAGGGTGATCCTGAAGATTGGATCAGGTGCGAACTCCAGGCGCGAGACGAAAGAGCTGACGCGCTTGTAAACCAGATCATAAAACACGGTATGCGCTCGGTTGCCTCGGTTTTGTGGTCGTATCTGGACTTTAAAACGCCAGAATCACGCGATAAATTTAAACTTTCCAGCGATAAATACAAACGTGAAACGGTTGATTGGTGGAAAATCTTTATAGATCGCGTGGAAAAGTCCCGTTTGGGGGTTGCTCCCAAAATTGTAGACGTTGAAAAAATGAAGCAGTGGGTAAAACGCCAAGTTGCTCCCACTCTTCACGTTATCGTTAATGCGTCGGCCTTGGGGTGGGATTTTATATCCTCCCTTGTCCTCGAAGGTGGCGAGAGGTTAAAGAGTCATCACATAAACGCCTTAGTGGCCTATAACAGCAAAGGAAAATACCAGCAATGCAGAGCATAGTGCTTGTGCTTCATAGCAAGAAAAACGATTTTAAGGGCCAGGACGGAAACCAGGTGAAGAGCTTGAAGCTGTCCTATATCCCGTGTGATCCCCCTGAGAACTCGGAGGGGGAATGTGGTATCGCGGTGATCGAGGGCGAATCGCTTCCCTTCGACCAGGCGGTGCAGATCAAGGAGATTCCTGGCTTCTATGATCTTGAGTACGCTCCCACGCCGAAAAAGAATAAGTACGGGCGTACTGAGCAGGTGCTCATGCCTCGGCGTCTGTCGTTCCGAGCTGGGGCGGCTCAGAAGGTCGCGGAGCTTATCGCCTCGGGGAACTTGCCCGTAGGGGTCGGCAAGCCGTGACGGAGGAGCAAGGGGGGCAGCTCGTTGCCCTGGTGGAAGCTCTTCGCCTGGAACTCGTTCGGGCTGAGGTCGTCCAGCGTTACGAGCTGCTTACCCTCTTTGTCCTGGCCTTTTGCGTCGTCTTCCTGGCGCTCCGGAGGGCTATCTGATGGTCATCCCGTCACTAGGCCATGCCTTGGCCTTGGGGTTCGTTGCCTACCTTGCGGCGGTGGGTGGTGCTACCCTGGTTATCTCGTTTTTGAGGAGGGGGACGGTTGATTTCTGACTTGTCTACACTCCTTGAAGATCACATTTTTTCCATCTTGCCGGATGGTTCTCTGTGGTCACAGTTTATCGGCTTGCTCGGTGCGGCGTTTGGTATTGCTGTACTAAGTAAGCTGGTTTCAAGCGCTCTAGGGAGGTCTTAGGACACTCTAGGCGAATCCCTGAAAGGGGGGTCGTGGGATGATTGATTATCCTACGATTTTGGGAGGTGTCGTCTCTAGCATCTTCGGCTCTATTAACACGACTAACGCCATAACTGCGGCCCTAGTAGCGGCAATACTTGGTGGTGACATCCTTATTAGGTGGTTGCGTCGTTGTTATGATGACTGGAGAGCGGATCGCGATCCCTCCTATGGTCGGTACTAACTTGTTTGAAAGGTAAAACTATGCAAAAAAATATTGCATCCCGTCGTTTCCTCATGCTTACCGCTCTGTGCGGTGGCCTTCTTACCCTGGCCTCTGGTGCTCATGCTCAGTCGTCCTCTCCGACGATTGATTACGGCGCTCTGGCTACGTCCACCAAGGACGGTGTGTTCTCGGCTCTGGGTGCGGGCGCTCCGGTGGCGTTCGCGGTCCTCGCCGGTATGCTCGGGCTTGGCGTCGTGTGGCGTCTGGTCAAGCGTGGCGCGAAGTCCGTTTAACCTGGGCCTGGTCGCATAAAGAAGGGGGGCAGGGTGATTCTGCCTCCCTTTTTTTTGGAGGTTTCCATATGTATGATTTAGTATGGCCCTATCTCTGGGCTGTTCTTGGTCAATGTTTGCCCTATTGCCTCGGTATCCTCGTCGTCTGTCTTGCTCTTGGGTGGGGTATTGACACGATAAAAGGCTATGTGTCTAGGAGAAAGTAAAAATGAATAATAATTTTAATGTCCCTGACTTTTCCGCGCCGATAAATTCTGCGTGGTCTCTCTTTATGGGCATAATTCAGCAGTTCTGGCCGTTCATTACTGGCATTTTGGCAATTGTGATCGGTATTGCCCTGGTGCGTACTATCCTGGATCGGGTGACAAAATGAGAATCTTTGTCCTGGCCTGTGTCCTGGCCTTGTGCGGGTCGGCCTGGGCGCAGGGCACCTATCCTGAAAGCTCCCCTTTTGAGCCGGGGCTAGCCACTCAGGGGATCGGGTCAAACCCTAGTTCTTGGGCGGCTCCTTGGACGGGGCAGGATACTCCTCAAGGTGACCAGCGTGCCGGGTGGGGTGGCTATGGGAACATTGGGATTTATTACGGCTCTCCCCCTATTTCGGGCGGTCAATACGGCGGGATGGGTGTCCGGTTTTATTTCGAGCAAGACTATAAAGGCACTTCTTACGCGGGTGCACCGTTCAACGGTGTGTACAATTACGAGGAGCGTTCTTACTGGCTTAGTG from Armatimonas rosea includes the following:
- a CDS encoding aldo/keto reductase, which translates into the protein MKTRSLGSLQVSEVGLGCNNFGMRCDLAQTQLVVDAALDSGINFFDTADIYGGTNSEVFLGQALGKRRADILIATKFGIKIDDDRPGGARPEYIFKACDDSLQRLGTDYIDLYQIHRPDETVPIAETMGALRELVIQGKVRELGCSNFSVAQLRAAAESIGPQFVSVQNEYSLFARQPETDSVLAECAATHVGLLPYFPLASGMLTGKYRKGQPLPEGTRINAESRWLTDENLTKAEALLAFSEAHGHTLLELAFSWLLARSAVSSVIAGATKPEQVRANVAAASWPLTDDELAQIDALLA
- a CDS encoding prolyl oligopeptidase family serine peptidase yields the protein MPKRLTTIDDLLRFAAPSEPHLSPDGKWVAYLVKGVWEAKNRYITQLFLVSTETPDAQPLQVTQGENSVSQHHWLPDSKSLVFVRNDSAKCPQIWQLEAGWGEPFILTSLPQGAIGEISVSPKWGEILFTFRPADQEWSESAVEARKKENKSAPPRVIERLRWRQEGSGWLPKATFQLYLYEHPERPLKAGKRDRGSLCWSPEKEERFAFTENIADDPDRQPGAVGLFVSGKKTPLGPLGPKSNLSWSPDGKYIAYLGHDHPDELWGTWNMHLWVVNVATGKARDLTPGWDVTAGDLALGEVYGRGDIGPVWESETSLVFVASDKGEVGVYRVGLEGGVPEKLTPEGCSEVGVSVAAGKIATLRLTSQDAGDIYVDGKRLTQHNDTLTREVRFIEPVAFSVGDVPCFALLPEGDGPHPTVLYIHGGPHLMYGRWHLFHEYQALAAAGFAVLYPNPRGSKGYGEAWTGAIKDNWGEPAMADCMAVVDHAIAQGWSDPERLAVMGGSYGGYLTGWIIGHTDRFACAIAERGVYNLQSFGGTSDFCQQDHGYFSSNHTDDTESFRRNSPITYAGKVKTPVLIVHSEGDLRCPISQGDEYFRAVKRTNPAETLYLRYGPEASHELSRGGPPDLRLDRQKRFHAYLKQYLTKDTSIGES
- a CDS encoding YcxB family protein, encoding MTVHYDLNEDDWLTMNLHYMEQSGLIEKNQKRYRMLITLCAVEVVACLLIKWYLPALFFASVGGALLFNLTRIPGLLRKQIQRQTNQGDFRALFGHYELALTPQGIKTKGPISENLYYWSAVEQLIETETHFFIQFSSAVRITIPKRAFATQTHGAEFLKLAEHYRQNVTGTPIPTMQRGAWWTQGSQVVEAQQQRQ
- the mtaB gene encoding tRNA (N(6)-L-threonylcarbamoyladenosine(37)-C(2))-methylthiotransferase MtaB — protein: MPVAALTTLGCKVNQYETEKIAEEFAANGFVLTDFDAPADVYVINSCSVTAAADKKSRYLARKASRTNPNAVVVMTGCHSQQVLDHGEWVEGATLLVDNEDKMRVFAKVVEHAPEILSYSSSPATVLPARERRTRATLKVQDGCTHFCGFCQIPYTRKVKVSRHWEDVVAEAHALAESGTRELVVTGVCVGAYDEATGSGGPDLAELLLKVADVPGIARVRLSSIQPIEVSDALIDAFATHPNLCPHLHLSCQSGDDTILKAMNRPYDAAFYKALVAKLRAAVPDVAITTDLIVGYPGETEELHQNTLDFARAVGFQKTHCFRYSPRDKTYAATLPDDIPDEVKKRRHAELQAVVDASNHAFTERSLGETVSVLVEHPEGTTLTGYTPNYIKVRFSGPVALYGELVPVRLDSVESDGGAIGTLVLPEPELARILAQAPRPKFQALEMIGATP
- a CDS encoding replication initiation factor domain-containing protein, yielding MDWATVTFKGDDALDLAKLHFGATLDSEWVVMERGGYGYSQSLKRGQVTIYHGGNVNPDTVSVVVSGQGCRQLEEEGLIGGPDVLLRGASAWEAFLDELVRDGATFARLDVALDDRSGLLSITGMEESFRSGDCSTRFRDMRAEVGYTSEGVTTGHTLYFGSRQSLMFVRIYHKGLEQLARGKAEGDPEDWIRCELQARDERADALVNQIIKHGMRSVASVLWSYLDFKTPESRDKFKLSSDKYKRETVDWWKIFIDRVEKSRLGVAPKIVDVEKMKQWVKRQVAPTLHVIVNASALGWDFISSLVLEGGERLKSHHINALVAYNSKGKYQQCRA
- a CDS encoding DinB family protein, whose protein sequence is MDMLRVALEGCPETIWNSGTPPRQFWRLAYHALFYTHLYLEVTEADFQAWEKHRDEVESDQERERLDATPYTREELLEYWALVDAHIDTQFDKIDLSAPECGIPWYTLPKLDHVILNLRHLSEHGGQLRDRVMEAGVDQRWFTRR
- a CDS encoding copper transporter; this translates as MTSDFRYHVASLAAVFLALGIGILIGTAFVGSTVVNRQTVMMNKLSANYAELRKETHEREQTELTLQGAVPLLVKDALDHQRVLVVQTGVGREAADETQKALELAGATVTREALSDNDWQVLVRTGGLPKLVVLAGGESEELAQSRDLPFVKALHQTGVRVVAVELYETKVTLVPDWSKEADATVDCINRATGWLALVVALNGENGSFGLKADSKTPPLDALTRATPSPAPTPTPEP